In Deinococcus radiophilus, a single genomic region encodes these proteins:
- a CDS encoding metallophosphoesterase family protein, whose amino-acid sequence MKIAVFGDVHGNRWALEAVRQDIEAQGPDAWVNLGDQLFGGADPAGAWAIQSELREQRGVLEVRGNTDERLGQPLAEATEKRAMLEWLHGQLPDGAAQHVSKLPLSIELAGGAVVCGHGTPSSAWEYLLWNKKAERWKTDDEVMDSLTDRPRAARVVVVGHSHREHLRQIGRLTVINCGAVSRQKDGNPEARWLLLEGEGDVWHAEFRRVDYDIEAAAAWAEAHAQGGKTEAQQLRSGRE is encoded by the coding sequence ATGAAAATTGCCGTTTTTGGAGATGTTCATGGCAACCGCTGGGCACTGGAGGCGGTCAGACAGGACATAGAGGCCCAGGGGCCCGATGCCTGGGTCAATCTGGGCGATCAGTTGTTCGGCGGGGCCGATCCTGCCGGGGCCTGGGCCATACAGAGCGAACTGCGGGAACAGCGCGGCGTCCTGGAAGTACGCGGCAACACCGATGAGCGCCTGGGTCAGCCGCTGGCCGAGGCCACTGAGAAGCGGGCCATGCTGGAGTGGCTGCACGGCCAACTGCCAGATGGGGCCGCGCAACATGTGAGTAAGCTGCCCCTGAGTATCGAACTGGCGGGCGGCGCGGTGGTGTGCGGACACGGCACGCCGAGCAGCGCCTGGGAGTACCTGCTGTGGAATAAGAAGGCGGAGCGCTGGAAGACCGACGACGAGGTGATGGACAGCCTCACAGACCGGCCCCGCGCGGCCCGCGTGGTGGTGGTCGGTCATTCACACCGTGAACACCTGCGCCAGATCGGGCGACTGACGGTGATCAACTGCGGCGCGGTCAGCCGCCAGAAGGACGGCAACCCCGAGGCCCGCTGGTTGCTGCTGGAAGGCGAGGGAGATGTCTGGCACGCCGAGTTCCGCCGGGTGGACTATGACATAGAAGCGGCGGCTGCCTGGGCTGAAGCCCATGCACAGGGCGGCAAAACAGAAGCCCAGCAACTACGCAGTGGGCGGGAGTAG